One Setaria italica strain Yugu1 chromosome I, Setaria_italica_v2.0, whole genome shotgun sequence DNA window includes the following coding sequences:
- the LOC101774777 gene encoding putative disease resistance RPP13-like protein 3, whose protein sequence is MDLVAGAVGSVIGKLGELLQAEYKLQKGLPQQIESLKHELESAQTALSKVGEVPPEQLDPQVRLWAREVREASYDMEDILDTFLIKVADPAEMDGLLKRLQKKMSKLFNKSKARHTIAGTIEDMKKRLQEVADRRDRFSVALSQPALPTKPDPRLAEMHKEAAQLIGIEESKAELTAMLLPTPHGNGDSDISGSNNKMKIVSVVGVGGLGKSTLAKAVYDEFRPRYDCGAFLSVGRKPDLTQVLKEIFLLLNEKEYKAIRDVKNESLLIGKLRKFLQNKRYFIVIDDVWDIPTWKTIKTALVDNDSGSRVITTTRNRDVASMEEVYKLRTLSLDHSKKLFKTRLFGVNGEYPANHPAEASEKILKKCGGVPLAIITMASLLVGKSREDWFDVCNAPGFYRGKVNQQVDDTEWILSLSYYDLPSYLRTCLLYLSVYPEDYEIEKDSLIWKWIAEGFVEKKRGTSLFQQGEEYFNQLVNRSMIQVVGSDYMGTSVCRVHDMVLDLISDLSNIENFVTISSNDNEGISPHQNKVRRLAHQNRIMKQTQHDDHMAQVRSLVACRCNIESWVLHPSFKLMRVLDLEGCRFELWEGWQGLKHLGNLLHLRYLGLRHTYGIHELPEEIGKLKFLQTLDLEYSSIGVLPSGVCQLTQLICLRGNFDTCAPDGSFLRKVTSLEYLSICINNLDEESQRQFMKDVGNLSKVRVLNIIINSLEGMVLSDLVHSLGNLHKLQHLELTGYNYEAAMREWDRVVLSQHLRHLDLGPILLRQLPSWISPTHLPVLRYLSLCVDHMDESSLRNLGELPELRFLWLSTDRPSMSCTVTIANINTMVDGFFKKLICCWLDGWMVQLVLSEDSTGVSFSIWNGMDAIAFGSKTKDEYNRSIAPPPVMPNLQELSYDVPVRALYKDGNGSCGDVRLSCLPSLLSVKIYVDCEDASADDVEKAEAELRDAVQLHPNRPIISLERCKQSTYQDGKESNDGDNVRNMATARSTTASKVIAKAAGRISRRHREFECRTCGVCFATIKALGGHRTRHFNQIL, encoded by the exons ATGGATCTTGTGGCTGGGGCGGTGGGCAGCGTCATCGGCAAGCTCGGCGAGTTGCTCCAGGCGGAGTACAAGCTGCAGAAGGGCCTGCCTCAGCAAATTGAGTCTCTGAAACATGAGCTCGAGAGTGCGCAGACGGCTCTCAGCAAGGTGGGCGAGGTGCCACCAGAGCAGCTGGATCCACAAGTCCGGCTCTGGGCTCGCGAGGTCAGGGAGGCGTCCTACGACATGGAGGATATCCTCGACACATTCCTCATCAAGGTGGCTGACCCAGCTGAGATGGATGGCCTGCTCAAACGTCTCCAAAAGAAGATGTCCAAGTTGTTCAACAAGAGCAAGGCGCGCCACACCATTGCCGGCACCATCGAGGACATGAAGAAGCGACTCCAGGAGGTGGCTGACCGCCGTGACAGGTTCTCGGTTGCGCTGTCGCAACCTGCATTGCCAACGAAGCCGGATCCTCGCCTTGCGGAGATGCACAAAGAAGCGGCGCAGCTCATCGGCATCGAGGAGTCCAAGGCTGAACTTACAGCCATGCTTCTGCCGACGCCTCACGGCAATGGAGATTCTGACATCTCTGGCAGCAATAACAAGATGAAGATAGTTTCTGTGGTTGGAGTTGGGGGCCTGGGAAAGTCCACTCTTGCCAAGGCGGTTTACGATGAGTTTCGTCCACGATATGATTGTGGAGCCTTTCTTTCCGTTGGCCGGAAACCTGACCTGACACAAGTCTTGAAAGAAATCTTCCTTCTTCTCAACGAAAAGGAGTACAAGGCCATTCGTGATGTAAAGAACGAATCCCTGCTTATTGGCAAACTCCGAAAATTCCTCCAAAACAAGAG GTACTTCATTGTTATTGACGATGTATGGGACATACCAACTTGGAAGACAATTAAAACAGCCTTGGTTGACAATGATAGTGGAAGTAGAGTAATTACAACTACTCGCAATCGAGATGTAGCCAGCATGGAGGAGGTTTACAAGCTACGCACACTTTCCCTTGATCACTCGAAGAAATTATTCAAAACGAGGCTTTTTGGTGTTAATGGTGAATATCCTGCTAATCACCCTGCGGAGGCATCGGAAAAGATTCTAAAAAAATGTGGTGGTGTACCATTAGCTATCATCACAATGGCCAGTTTGTTGGTGGGTAAATCAAGAGAAGATTGGTTTGATGTGTGCAACGCTCCTGGTTTCTATCGTGGTAAGGTTAACCAGCAAGTAGATGATACTGAGTGGATATTGTCTCTTAGCTACTATGATCTGCCTTCTTATCTAAGGACCTGCTTACTGTATCTAAGTGTGTATCCAGAAGACTATGAGATTGAGAAAGATTCTTTGATATGGAAATGGATAGCTGAAGGTTTCGTGGAGAAGAAAAGAGGGACCAGCTTGTTTCAGCAGGGAGAGGAATACTTCAATCAGCTCGTAAATAGAAGCATGATCCAGGTGGTCGGGTCAGATTACATGGGCACCAGTGTTTGTCGAGTTCATGATATGGTGCTTGATCTCATCAGTGACTTGTCAAATATAGAAAACTTTGTGACTATCTCATCTAATGATAATGAAGGAATATCACCACATCAGAACAAGGTGCGCAGGTTAGCTCACCAGAATAGAATTATGAAGCAAACTCAGCACGACGATCACATGGCACAAGTGAGGTCGCTGGTTGCCTGTAGGTGTAATATTGAGAGTTGGGTCTTGCATCCAAGCTTTAAACTCATGCGAGTGCTAGATTTAGAGGGGTGCAGATTCGAACTTTGGGAAGGCTGGCAGGGTCTTAAGCACCTTGGAAATCTACTTCATTTGAGGTACCTTGGTCTACGACATACATATGGTATTCATGAGCTCCCGGAAGAAATAGGAAAACTGAAGTTTCTACAGACACTTGACTTGGAATATTCTAGCATAGGGGTACTGCCATCGGGTGTTTGCCAGTTAACGCAGTTAATCTGCCTACGTGGCAACTTCGATACGTGCGCACCGGATGGGTCGTTCCTGAGGAAGGTGACGTCATTAGAGTACCTGTCTATATGTATTAATAATTTGGATGAGGAGTCCCAGCGGCAATTTATGAAGGACGTTGGCAACCTTAGCAAAGTCAGGGTGCTCAACATTATTATTAACTCGTTGGAAGGGATGGTGCTGTCAGATCTAGTGCATTCACTAGGCAATCTCCACAAACTCCAGCATCTGGAACTGACGGGTTATAATTATGAAGCCGCAATGAGGGAGTGGGACAGAGTGGTGCTTTCGCAGCATCTCCGGCATTTGGATTTAGGTCCTATACTGCTCCGTCAGCTGCCATCATGGATTAGTCCCACGCATCTCCCCGTCCTCCGCTACTTATCATTGTGTGTGGATCATATGGATGAGTCAAGTCTGCGAAACTTGGGTGAGTTGCCAGAGCTCCGTTTCCTCTGGTTGTCAACGGATCGGCCGTCGATGTCTTGCACGGTAACTATAGCTAATATAAATACTATGGTCGATGGCTTCTTCAAGAAGTTGATATGTTGCTGGTTGGATGGCTGGATGGTCCAGTTGGTGCTCAGTGAGGACTCCACTGGTGTTTCGTTTAGCATCTGGAATGGGATGGATGCTATAGCCTTTGGTTCCAAAACAAAGGATGAGTACAACAGATCAATAGCACCACCGCCTGTGATGCCGAACCTCCAAGAGCTTTCGTATGACGTTCCCGTCAGGGCCTTATATAAGGATGGAAATGGTAGCTGCGGTGATGTCAGGCTGTCGTGCCTCCCTTCGCTTTTGAGTGTCAAAATATATGTCGACTGTGAGGATGCCTCTGCTGATGATGTGGAGAAGGCAGAGGCTGAGCTGAGAGATGCAGTACAACTCCATCCCAACAGGCCCATAATCAGTCTCGAACGATGCAAACAATCGACATACCAAGACGGCAAAGAG TCCAACGATGGTGATAATGTCCGAAACATGGCTACTGCAAGGTCGACGACGGCAAGCAAGGTCATCGCCAAGGCAGCTGGCCGCATCAGCAGGCGGCACCGCGAGTTCGAGTGCCGCACCTGCGGCGTATGCTTCGCCACGATCAAGGCGCTCGGCGGCCACCGGACCAGACATTTCAATCAGATTCTTTAA